The genomic stretch GGCTTCAGAAACTGTTGTAGAAGAAGCAGTTGTAGAAGAAGCAGTTGTAGAAATTCATGGAGCAACTAATGTAGAAAGCATAGAAGAAGCAGTTGTAGAAACTAATCCAGAATCTGTAGGTGAATCTGTAGAGACTAATCTAGTAGAAGAAGCAGTTGTAAAAACTAATCTAGAAACTGTAGATGAATCTGTAGAAATTCATCAACCTGTTGTAGAGCCACAAAACCAGCATGTTGATGAGGTTATTCCAGAACCTGAGTTACAAACAAGTCTTGCTGATGTTGTAACGCCAGATCCAGAGACAGTTAACGCAGAGACTCCTGCGATCGCAGATGAACACACATCTATAGCTCTTCCGCAAACCGAAGTCATTGCCACATCAGCTAAATCTAAAAAATCAAAAACTGCTAGTAAATCGGGTCATGGTTTTAGTAAACCTAAATCTCGTAAGTAGCTGGGTGCAAATATAAAAAACCAAAACCTGTGGCGCACGCGCAGCGTGCGCCACAGGTTTTGGTTTTTTAATTATGCTTAGATACTTAAATGAGCCCTAACTTAGTGAGGTCTGAAAATCTGCAACTTTAATAACTTTGCCATTTGAGTAATTAGTACTAGAATCTTTTAGTGACTCAGAGGTTAGGATAGATTGCACAAAGCGCTCCTATCCTAGCGTCGTCATAAATACCAACTTAATTGTCAAAGTCTACATAGGGCAGTACATTTATAGATTTGGTATAAGCTAGGAAAAGCTTGAGATACTGTTCGTTAACAAATCAATGGATAGGGCAATGGATGAATTAAGCAATGTTCTGGCATTGGCAACCGATGAAGAGCTATATCAAATTGCGGATATACTGTTTCGGCGTAAATTCAACCCCATTGATTATGTGGCTACCCCGCCTGTGCAAGAGTTACAAAGCTGGGATCGAGATGAACTAATTGAGGCGATCTCAAAGCGTTTTCGATTTTTGGCTGCCGATGGCTTGACGGTGCTCCGCCGCAAAACTAGTGATGTTAGCTATCGAGAAGTCCTAGAGCGTGTCTGTCAGCACCTCAATATTAAATATTCCAAGAAGCAAAGTGTTGAAGATATCGAGTCTGAATTATTTCTCAATTTAATTAGCAATTCATGGAAAAAGCTCTCACCTCAGGAGCGTTCTAGTATTGATGATTCTGTCCAAACAGCTCTTACGGAGTCAAATCTTAAAAAATCCTTGCCCCTTGATGCTCAGCGTAACCCGATGAGTTTGCTAGTCAAAGGTGGTAGTGCGATCGCGGTGAGTACTGTCATTCGTTCGGCGGTATTAAATGCGATCGCCCGCCAAATGGCATGGCATTTTGCCTCTTACCAAGTGGGCTATGAAGTTTTGAAGGCAGGAGGCACAGCGATCGCGACAAGGTTAAATGCCTATGTCTCTACCTATTTAGCAAAACGTGGGATGGCAGTTGCAGCAACCCAATACACCGCCGCTAGAACCGTTTTTTCAGTAATTACGCCTGCGCTTTGGGGGTTATTTTTTGCGGATCTGGGTTGGCGGGCGATCGCTACTAACTACGGACGGATCATTCCTGCTATTTTCATCATTGCTCAAATCAGATTATTGAGAATGTCTTAGTATTTATCGCTGAGATGCAAATAAAAAAGAAACTCGCATAGCGAGTTTCTTTTTTATTTGAACTACAATAGAGAATATGTTACGGATTGTTAAGAGAAATCCTGTATGACCCTCACCTCAGCTCAAAGCATCCAAAGTACTACCGCTCGACCTTGGAATCGGATTGAAGAACCCATGTGGCAAGGCAGCGAAGATGATATTCGTAAAGGCTTGCCCTTTAATTTGCTATCTCCGACTTGGCAAATGTTTTTAATGGGCGATGGTGCGCCGACGCGACATTTACAGCTATTGACTCAATCAGATATTTCGGTTGAGGTGCTAGCAATGACTAATATTGGTGATGATGACGACAATGCCCCATCGGATATTTCCTTGATTGCTGCACCAAGAATTCGTCGCCAAATCTTTTTGCGATCGCAAAAGACAGGAGAGATTTTTTCCCATGCGACTTCATGGTGGTCAGAGGCAGCGATGCAAAAATATTTGAAAGATCCATCTTTGCCGATCTGGGTCAGTCTCAATCAAAAGTACACGGAGCTTTATCGCGATCTCAAAGGTATTTACAAGGGTGCTTGTCCTCAATTAGCACAGGCTTTTGGCTATCCAGAGGTTAAGGAGTACTGGGCAAGACATTATTTGCTATGGCATGGCGGCGAACCAATCACTATGCTCTATGAAATTTATTCGCCAGCGATCGGCAAATATCTCGGTTCAAGCAGCCTCTAACCCCAAAGCTAAAAATGGCTACGCCATTTTTAGCTTTGAAAAAACTTAAAAGAAGCACCACACTTTGTGTGGTGCTTCTTTTAGGCGCAGTAGCGCTATATAATCGCGTTGTAGCGAGTCGGTGACTGCATTGATTGCCATTTATCCAGGTAGTTTCGATCCAATTACCTTTGGGCATCTCGATATTATTAAGCGCGGCAGTCATCTTTTTGATCGTGTGATTGTTGCCGTATTACGCAATCCCAATAAAACGCCTCTCTTTACGATGGAGGAACGGATGACACAGATCCGTGAGGCAACACGACATTTAGATAATGTTGATGTCGATACGTTTACGGGCTTAACTGTCACCTATGCCCATCTCATGAAAGCGCAAGTTCTGATTCGAGGTTTACGCGCAGTTTCCGATTTTGAAATGGAATTGCAGATGGCGCATACCAATAAGACCTTAGCTAATGATATTGAAACAGTATTTCTCTCTACTTCCAATGAATATAGTTTCTTGAGTAGTAGTGTAGTTCGGGAGATTGCCAGATTTGGCGGCGAGATCGATCATCTGGTTACTCCCGAAGTAGCGATCGCCCTAAGACAAAAGTTTCTCTAATACCAAATCAAAAAAGTGTAACTACACTTTTTTGATTTGGAAAACAAACCCAGTATGGATTTTGAAATAAAGAAATGGCTACGCCATTTCTTTATTTGGTACAAAACAAAAGCCTCGCATCGCGAGGCTTTTAACTATAAAACGCTAGCTAGCAAAGCTTTTTGGGCATGGAGGCGATTTTCTGCTTCATCCCAAATACGTGACTGATCACCTTCCATCACTTCATCGGTAATCTCTTCGCCGCGATGGGCTGGCAAACAATGCAAAGCGATCACATCGCGATCGGCTAAAGCCATAAGTTCAGAATTCAGTTGATAGGGTTGGAAAATTGGAATGCGATCTTCTGCTTCCGACTCCTGCCCCATACTTGCCCAGACATCGGTATACAACACATGAGCCGCTTGGGAAGCGAGTTTAGGATCATCGGTGACAATGACTTCAGAATTAGTTGCTAAAGCCTTTGCCTGAGCTACAACTGCGGGATCTGGTGTAAAGTTTTTCGGAGAAGCAATCCGCACATTCATGCCAACGAGCGCACAGCCAATCATCAGGGAATGCGCCATATTATTACCATCACCGAGATAGGTCAGGGTCAGCCCTTTGAGTGTGCCGAAATTTTCTAATACGGTGAGCAAATCAGCTAATACTTGGCAAGGATGCTCTAAATCACTCAAAGCATTAATAATGGGAATCTTAGAAAATTTGGCAAAGGTCTCTAGCTCCGCTTGCTCAAAGGTGCGAATGGCGAGAACATCCAAGTAGCGATCGAGAACTCTGGCAGTATCTTGTATTGGTTCACCACGACTGACTTGGGTCACACTTGGATCAAGATCGATGACATGTCCTCCCAATTGATGCATGGCAACGGTGAAGCTCACACGAGTTCGGGTTGAGGCTTTGCGAAACAGCAAGCCAAGGGTTTTGCGCTGAAAGTCAAACTTTACTTCTCCTGCCTTGAGTTGTTGAGCAAGGGTGAGTAATTCTTGAATCTCGTTGGGTTGTAAGTCTGCCAGACTAAGAAGATCGCGTCCCTGAAGGTTTCCCATTGTTGTTATTAAATTAAATAAGCTTGTGATGAATTGATCTTGAGATTATAAGTTACCGAGCAATTAGACAAATAACTGTTCTACCAACACAAAATTTAAGGCAGTGCTTTGCGCTGCCTTAAATTTTTGTTGACTTCTAAATCTTGACCCCAGATTTGCGAGCGATCCAAATTTCCCAATTGCGGAGGAAGCTCGATCGCGCTTTAAAAATAGTTGCAATATTAGGTTTAAATACTAGCTCCTCACAAGGAGGCTGTACCAAAATCGTAAACAAGCCAAGACGATTGCCTACAATCGTATCGGTGAATAGGCGATCTCCCACCATCGCAACTTGGGCAGGTGGTATTTGCATTGCTTCGAGAACTTGACGCACGACGCGGCGGGATGGCTTACCTGCGCGACTACGATAGGGAAGATTGAGGCTTTCGGCGACCTTTTGAATGCGGCGATCGCTAAAGTTATTACTTGCTAACCAAATGGGATATTGCTGGCGCATTAGTTCTACCCATTGACGAATCTCATCTGAAACATCGGACTCATCATCACCGATGAGGGTATTGTCAACGTCCAAAATGAGACCACTTAACCCATGTTTTTGCATTAACTGTGGAGTAATCGTGTAAATCGGTGCTGACAAAACTAAGTCAGGAGCAATCAGTCGCCAAGGTTTCACAAGGATTTTAGTGTTTTAATTAAATAATTAAGAATATCTTAACTCAGAATTGCCCCAGTAGCATGAAGTGCTATAGCAAGCCACGATAGCGAATGAAGACTAAAACAACTGACCATGAGCCTAGCGCCACCTTAATCGCAACAAGCATATTCAGAATTGGGATGATGCCACCACTAATTAGCTCTCCCATTTGACCATGGGGTAGTTCTATGCCAGAAAGTGTGATTACTGATAAAACAATAAAAATTAGAACCGATATCTTTTCCCAAGTTGCGGCGTACCATCGCTTATACAGGTTCTGAAGTCTCTCTGGAGAAGAAGTAATCGCAATCAAGCCGATCGCCGTTCCACCTGCCACACCTGCGGCAAAGCCTCCTCCTGGACTGAGATGCCCACGAATTGCTAACTCGATCGCTACCAATGCCGCAATAGTAGCTCCCAATTGAGCAAGGACAATCGAAGTTTGATCGGTAAATTGGTAAATCCTTGTAAAGGGTTTCTCATTGGCAAGTAAAAAGTTTGCCCCCATAATTGCGATCGTAAAGACAATTACTTCAAAAATGGTGTCATAGAGGCGATTGCGAAAAATGATTCCTGATACGACATTACTCACACCACTATCTTGGGCGATCACCTCGACAATCGAGAAAGGCAAACTAGGCGCGGGGTTGGGCAGGAATAGCATTTTTATAAAAAAAGCAATCCCTGCGATTATATAAATCCATTTCATTGTTCTTGGGGGAGTAATTAAGATGGTAGGAGTTTAGAGTTATCGCAAAATTAACCGCTAGATGCGAATTAATTGGACATTAGCCAAATCTGGATTCGCTTGCATAATCTCATAAAGCCGACGCAAACGGATTTTGATTTGATAGAATCTGGCTTGATTAACTTCTTGAGTCTCAGCATCATGCAAAGTGGCATGAACAAGCTTATCAATTAATGCTTGTTCTAATTCTGCTTCGTTCTCATAGGGAACTAATTCAACTCTCATATAGTATTTACTGAAAGTATTTTTGAGGATATCGATCAGTTTCTCAAAATTAGATATAGAGGCATAATCTTGATCTATTCCATTATCTATAACCGAATGTTCGTCAAACTGCTCAGGTTGTTGTAATTCTTTTTGCTCTAATTGCTCAAAGGGAAGATCGATCTTATCTAATTCTTCTTCTAAATCGTGAGCGATCGCCATCTCCTCAACCACACCCAAACGCAATACTAAAGAGGATCGTACCGCAACCGCTTGGAGCATTGTCGCTAAAAAAGCTCCGACTAGAGCCTCGGTCAGCGCTACATCCGCCGCGCCTAAAATAGTATAGACTAGCGCTGATATTGCTCCTAAAATGCCACGAATAACTAGAGCTTTGTAGGGATTAGTTTGGAACACCAACATTGATGCTGATATTGGTAGCAGCACTGCGATCGCATAGACATAACCATCGTAATTACTAATCATTTACTGTTCTAATCTGGGGGAATGCTTAATTGTTTTTAGGACGTGTTAATGCAACGCAACGAATCTATTTCTTCTTAGTCGTACTGCTAGAACAGTACGCCAGCACATAGCACAGCATCGTATTCCATAGAGCTAAGGAAATAATTGCCAGAATCAGTAATGGCAACTCCTTGGGGCGAAGTAAAACTAAGCCGAATATAATCGCGATCGAGCCAAGGGTGTCCGATACCGAAAGGCTATGAAGTTTAAAAAGTACCGATCGCTTTGTTAGTAAAGCTGAGGTTCCCCAAAACCAGAATACTAATCCACTTAGAATACAGATATAGCTGAGGATATGGACTAACGTTGTCATGGTTATGGACATGGTTATAGCTCTCCTGTGCGTTGAATGATATGGGCTAGGAGCATAAATCCTGCATTACCCACACTCAAAATAATCACGCCGATTACGCCAATCATCCAATCGTCTCGCAACACTGCGATTACTAAAATCATCACTGCGGATTTGGCAGCAATACTAGAAAAAGCAAGCATAATTTCCCAAATATCGCCATCGTATTTCCAAGCCTGATAAAGGGGAATTAGTAAAGACAAAACCATTGCGCCGACGACAAAATTTAATACAAAATTGGGAGATAGATCGATATTCATGAATTACGCCTCCTCTGGATGCGCCGCACAACATGATGCACCACATACCAGTCATCTTCTTGATGTCTCAACACAACAGTTTTAGGTGTGAAAGTAATCAAGAAAATATCCAAGAAAACTAGGGCTGCTGATCGACGATTTTTAGCTTTTTCCATAATCACTTCTTCATGTTTATGGGGTTGACAGATCATCTCGATTGCTTCGATATAGGCTTGAGGAACTGCCACAATTATCTTTTTGATGCCATAAATAACATCCTTAAACTGAATCGCTTCCGATCGGTAATAGGGCATGAGCAGAGAGATGCTTACACCAATGATGATATTGGTAATACTTAAATTAGCGGTTAACAAAAACCAGATCACGATTCGCAAAATAAATTGTCCAATCATGCCAGCACCATCCAGAACAGTAGAATTAACGTCAGGCTCATAACACCAATCAGATTCTCAAAATCCTCGAACAACGTGGAAAATTTGACCACAGCGTGTTTAAAAATTAGCCAATATGCTATCCAACCGATCGCGATCGTTGCCAGAGGTTTGACGGCATTTTCCAGAGTATAGGCTTCATAGTAAACGGCATTTGCCACAAACAAGCCACCCAATAAAATGGCGATCGCTACCCAAAACTCACCCCGCAAGGGTGCTTTAATCCCTGATTGAGCTTGATGGTTATGGGGCAAGAAAATAAACTTAGCAAAGGAGATCGCAGTACCTAAAGCTGCAATGTTCATGCCGATCACCTGCCAAGGCTGAAGATTTTCCATAGTTAATACTTTTGCCCCAAATCCAGATAGTAAGGGAAACCCAGAAATGGAAAAGCTAGCAATCACCAAAGGTATCCAGAGTTGGGTAGGAATAGGCTGATGCTGCAATTCTTTGAGGTTACGGCTAGGCAAATTGCCCACAATTAGAAATAGAGACGATTTGACTAAGCCATGGGTGAGCGCATAGAAGCCGCCAACCTCTGGTGCAGCAAGGATAAAACCTAACTGCGAAATGGTATGAAAGGCTAACATCCGCTTGGCATCTTTCTCAAACACAGCAAAAAAAACGCCAAGTAGGGCTGTTAAAACCCCAAATATGCGTACGATTGGGTCAAGTTCTTCGATCAATAATGCACAACGCACTAATGGCAAAATTCCCGCCTTTACGACTACTCCCGACATCAGTGCCGAGACTGGTGACTCGGATTCGGCATGGGTTAATGGCAGCCATAGTCCTGATACAAAGATGCCGCCCTTGGCTAACAGCCCTAAAAAGATCAAGGCAATCGCTTCGGGAGGTGAGCCTCGCAGTCCGCTAAAAGTAAAGGAATGGTTGGCTTTATATACCAACACTGCGCCAATTAAATAAAATAACATGGCGACATTGCTGACAAATAAATAGCGCAAACCAATCCAAATGGAGCGATCGCTACGGGGATAGGCAATCAATAAAAAGCTGGCAATGCTAATTACTTCTAGAGCCACATATAAACTGATGAAGTCAGAGCAGGCAAAAGCCGCATTGATACTGCCATGCAGCAATATGACTTGAGCATAAAAAAAGGCGGTGCGATCGCTATTCCAGCAGTAAATAATCACGGCTGCCGTGACCAAAGCATTGGTCAAGATAAAAAATCCTGCCAAGGGATCAAGAACCAAGGTCACACCAAAGTTATCGAGCAATTGTAAGTTGATCGGTGTTTGCTGGACAAACAGAGGAATCACGTATAGTGCCGACGCAAATGTACCGACTAAAGCCAAAATGCGATCGCACTTTGGAAATATATAGATAATGAATCCCACCAAAAACGGCAAGACAATCCAGAGCAAAGTTAGAAAAGTCATAACAAATCACTCTTCTCAATCTCATGAATTTCCAATGTGGGATTATTGCGTGCGAGTTTGATCACCCCAACCAACATCAAGGCTTGAATTGAGAAGCCAATCACGATCGCTGTCAAAATTACAGCCTGAGGTACTGGATCAGCATAGTTAGTCCTTGGGATATCACCAAGGATGGGTGTAAATACTCCTTGTCGGGATGCAATTACTACAAAATAGGCGATTACGCCCGTACTCATCACATCCATAGAAATGATTTTCATAACAAGGTTCTTTTTAAGAATAATTCCTAAAAAGCCACAGAGTATAGTTGCAAGAACAAAGGCTTCTAACACATCAATTTTCTCTGACAGTATTACTAATAGAGTTTACTTTAGGCTTTTATGTAGCTTTTACACTCCGATTAAACCCAGAAAATTCTCTATATATAGCTGCTATAAAAAACTAAGAGAGAGTCGCAGCACAAAGCGCTGCGACTCTCTCTTAGTTTTTTTTGCTTATTGTTTTGGTGTTTTTTGTTGGATCTTTTTATCGATCGCCTGTAATGCTTTTTCGTGATCTTCTAAATTACGGCTAAAGACATGACTGCCATCATATTTAGCCACAAAGAACAGATAGTCAGTACTGGCAGGATCAAGCGTTGCCTTAAGGCTAGCTAATCCCACTGAAGCGATCGCCCCCGGAGGTAAACCTTCATTGAGATAAGTGTTATAGGGCGAAGATGTCCGCACCTGATCTAGTGTCAGTGGATTTTCGGGAGTCTGCTTAATATTTAAGCCATACTCCACGGTGGGATCTGACTCTAGGCGCATATTCTTTTTCAGGCGATTCCAGAAAACCCCCGATATAATGCGACGCTCTGAATCAATTACTGCTTCTTTTTCGACAATACTCGCCAGCGTTACCCAATCTTTGAGACTAACTTTAACCTTTGGTTTACCAGATTGATTGTCTTTGTAAACAGGTAAAGCTACTTGCTCAAAGCGATCAAGCATCAGATCAATAATTCGATCTGGAGTTGCTTCCGATGGCAGAATTTGATAGGTATCAGGAAATAGAAATCCTTCTAAACTGGGGATATCCTCAGGTAGCCAAGGACGACGCTTGGGGCTAGTGCGTTGAGCTGCTGCCACAAAGTCCTTTGCTGCAAAAAAACCTTGCTTCTCAAATAGATCTGCCATCTGAGCGATCGACCAACCCTCAGGAATTGTGAAGCGAACTTCTGTCAATTTCGCTGTTTGGATCTGGGCAACGACTTCTGGCAAAGATTGGTTAGTGGAGAAATCATAGGTTCCCGATCGCAAGGAGACTGCTTCACTACCTCGCAAAGATTGCCATTGTAGCCACAGGCGCAACGCTAAGCTAGAGCGAATTACGCCTGCGGCTTCTAGCTCTTGGGCGATCATTTGAGTTGGCATCCCGTCAGGTATAGTAAGTCTGACTTTTGCTCCAAAGGTGCTAGGAGCAGCACTTGCCCAAATCCACCAAGAGCTACTGACTAGGCCAGTAAATAAAATCGTTAGTGGGAAAGCAACACCATAAAACAGCCAATTAGAACTCTTCTTCGGCATCTTCTGTGCTGAGGACATGGTCTAGATATTGCTCCACATAAGGCTCAAGGGCTGCCATTTCCGCAGGGGTAAGAACTTCAGGTTGACCATCATCTCCCACCTTGGCAATAAACATTAGAGGGTCAAGGGCAGTAAATACAGAAAAAGCCTGCTCTTCATAGTAGAAGTGGGCTAGCTCTTGGAACTCGCCACAATTACCATCTTCTTCAGTATCAATTTCGATGATATCTTCTTCAGTTGGCTCAGGTAATTCACCTGAAACTGTTAATGTGTAAGCAGAGCGCCGTAACGTAAGGTTTTGTTCCGATAAAACAGCTTGAGCAGTTGAGAAAATTAAATCGATTTCTTCTTCGGTGACATCGACTAATTCAGTTTCTTCTTCGTCATCTGTTTCTTGCCATGCAAAGATTTGCACAGAAAAGTCAACTGGTTGCAGCAACAAGTATTCGGTGCTGTCCACTTTAAACTTGGTTTCGACAGTGCAAGGCAAGCTCTTACCTGTTTCATCCGTGAGTACAATCGTCGATCCTTCCATAGATTGCTTTTTTGTATCCTATAGCACTACTAGCTCAGAGAAACCCTCTTATATAAGGCTTTTGGCGCTCTTAAGCATTATGACAGCAAAGGGGACAAAAAATTAGAGACGCTAACAAGCTCTATAGGAATGCTTGATCAAAAAATGATGGCAGTGCGAAGCACTGCCATCATTTTTTGTGGAAATTTGCAGTAAAACAAAAACTGGAAGTAGAGTCATGGTGCGAAGCACCATGACTCTACTTAATTGATTGCTGTTTGATGGCTAACCATTGTTGCAAGATAATGGCGGCGGCTTTACGATCAATCATCGCTTTGTTTTCTCTAGTGGAAATACCTTGCGATCGCATTATTTCTTCAGCCTCATAGGAAGTAAGGCGTTCATCGACAAATTCTACGGTTATACCTAAATGTTTCGCTGCGCCATTGGCAAATTTTTGGACTTGCTTGGCTTGATAGCCTAACGATCCATCCATGTTATAAGGTAAGCCAATTACGAGGGTGTCAATATTGCGCTCAAGAATCAGTGATCGCAGTTCTGCCATGTCGTCTTGCCATGACTTACGGATAATTGTGGTAATGCCATGGACAGTGATGCCAAGGCGATCGCATCCAGCTATGCCGATACGTTTGCGACCTACATCTAGTCCTAGTGCTGCATACTGCATAAATCTTCTAGGGATAAGGGGCGTTTCATGGTACTTATCCCGCCTGAAATGGTTGAACTTTTTGAATTAAAGCTTGCGATCGCGAAATAATTGTTGTCCAGTCATCCTCAGCGATCACCTCTGGTGAAAATAAATGGCTAGAGATACCTACTGCGATCGCCCCTGCCGCTAGAAATTTATCGGCATTTTGGAGACTAACTCCACCTGTAGGAATGAGAGGGATATCACGTATTACTGGTTGTAAGCATTGGATATATTCCACACCACCAATAACTTTGATTGGAAAAACCTTGACAGCAGCAGCGCCTGCTTGCCAAGCCGTAATAATTTCTGTCGGGGTTAAAGCCCCTGCAATTACAGGAATATTATTTTCTAAACCCTTAGCAATGAGTTCAGGATTGGTATGGGGCGTAAATAGAAAGCTACATCCACAGGCGATCGCGCGTTCAGCATTCTCAAGATCTAAAACCGTGCCTGTACCAATTTTGCAATCTGGTAGTTCCTGTTGCAGCTTAGGAATCAATGATTCAGCGCGATCGGTATTCCATGCAATTTCAATCAGCTTAATTCCCCCTGCCGCTGCTGCAAGTGCCATTTCTCTAGCAATACTGACATTATCTGCCCGAATAACGGCAATAATGCGATGCTGCTGCAACAAACTGAGCCAAGGATTCACAGGATTTTGTAAAAAAGGACGATCCAATTAACTGCCACAGATCATGGCATAAGGACATGATTTTTGAAAGTGCTACAAAGCAGCACTTTCAAAAATTGGATTGATCTAGATAATGGTGTTATCAGGGATCACAGCATTTTTAACGACGACAACGATACCATTGCAAATGCAATAGCCTTGTTCTTCACGATTGACATCTTGGACGCGATCTTTATTGATAATCTGCACATTTTTACCAATTCGTGCATTTTTATCGATAATTGCGCGACGGATGATTGTATTTTCGCCGATTCCCATAGGCACTTTGTTAGTAGCAAGATCGGAAGCACGCTCTTCCTGTGGTTGATAAAAATCACAACCCATCAGTAGCGTATCTTCAATTGTGCAATTGGCTTCGATATGCATTCTGATACCAACTACTGAGTTA from Pseudanabaena sp. Chao 1811 encodes the following:
- a CDS encoding DUF3727 domain-containing protein; this translates as MEGSTIVLTDETGKSLPCTVETKFKVDSTEYLLLQPVDFSVQIFAWQETDDEEETELVDVTEEEIDLIFSTAQAVLSEQNLTLRRSAYTLTVSGELPEPTEEDIIEIDTEEDGNCGEFQELAHFYYEEQAFSVFTALDPLMFIAKVGDDGQPEVLTPAEMAALEPYVEQYLDHVLSTEDAEEEF
- the ruvX gene encoding Holliday junction resolvase RuvX; amino-acid sequence: MQYAALGLDVGRKRIGIAGCDRLGITVHGITTIIRKSWQDDMAELRSLILERNIDTLVIGLPYNMDGSLGYQAKQVQKFANGAAKHLGITVEFVDERLTSYEAEEIMRSQGISTRENKAMIDRKAAAIILQQWLAIKQQSIK
- a CDS encoding bifunctional 4-hydroxy-2-oxoglutarate aldolase/2-dehydro-3-deoxy-phosphogluconate aldolase gives rise to the protein MNPWLSLLQQHRIIAVIRADNVSIAREMALAAAAGGIKLIEIAWNTDRAESLIPKLQQELPDCKIGTGTVLDLENAERAIACGCSFLFTPHTNPELIAKGLENNIPVIAGALTPTEIITAWQAGAAAVKVFPIKVIGGVEYIQCLQPVIRDIPLIPTGGVSLQNADKFLAAGAIAVGISSHLFSPEVIAEDDWTTIISRSQALIQKVQPFQAG